The genomic stretch CCTCGGTAAAACGCAAGGTAGACCATTGTCTTGATCTGGTCTTGGACTTGTGTGATATCCGTGTTAAAATAACTTGCTTCATTAAACTCCTGCGTGGAATAAAGAACGGCAATATGCATTGAGAAGCGTGTGTTTAAGTTAAGATGATTATCGTAAGATCCTAGTTGATATGACATGGATTTGAGTTTTACTGCTGGTAAAACAGTGTAATGCACTGGCTGTTAGTCTTTCGAACCGTAGAAGATTTATTTGGTGCACCTCAAAGGATCCTTACTATAGTACAGCATTCACTTGACTACCAGACAGCAGTCAGTCACTTTTCCTTTAAATGGCACCTTGTTCCTGTGTGGTACTTGCAGAACATCAGAAGGACATTCTCTCTGTTCCTCATCATTGCTCCATTCCTTCTAGAGTTGTGTTCATGGAAACATCAGAGCCTACTGTGCTCAGCCCTGGAGGGGAGAAGAGGGCCTGCCCAGAGGAGGAGCTGGCCCATCCCATCAAGAGACCCCGTATCCAGGGAAAGGAGGGAAAAAACGGAGGGGGTGGCTCACAGCTTTCCTTGGATTTGGAGGAGAATGATagggaggaagatgaggaagaggagttgGTGGAAGGagtggaagaggaggagggagatggGGAGACGTTTGCTGACATGATGAAGCACGGCCTGACAGAACAGGATGTGGGAATCTTAAAATTTGTCAGTGACCATGAAGGCTTCTCTGGGATCCTGAAGGAGAGGTCAGTGATGTCACCTTTTTGTTTTTATCTTGGTGTGTGTGAAGGAAGTTCTTTTTTCCACCTCACGATGATTGACGTGTGTCCATGTGTATGTGCCATTGGACACTCAGGTACTCTGACTTCGTCGTGCATGAGATTAACAAAGATGGGATGGTTGTACGGCTTAATGACCTGACGATCCCGGCTGAGGAGCAGGTAAGCTGGTTGGGGTGAAGGATTTGTTGAGAGCTTTTGGCATCTTTGACGAAATATGGTTGACTAGAATGGAGATGAATCATTTTAATATAGTGGTTTGTATGGACAGTGTGTGTTGGTGATGCAGTAACAggttcccccctccccatccaggAAGTGCCCCAAACAGAATCAGAAGAGGTCCAGGTCCAGGTCCTTACAGAAGAACAGAAGAAACAGCTAGAGGAGCTTCAGCTTTTCAAGAACAAAGAGGCTAGCGTGCTGATAGAGGTGAGTGTGGCCCGGTGCCGTGTTCCAGCACACAGCTGTGCAGTCATGGTGTTCCCAGCTTAGCCTCCAGAGCCCTCATCCTGGTGCTGTCATCATAGCCTGTGGTGGCTGTGCCCTGGTGGACTTGGTTACTGTGGTTACAGTAAGCCTCCCTCTGTGGCTGCACAGGTGATGGAGGACACGAAAGAGAGGCGTACCCAGCTCCACAAAGCAGTGAAAACCCTGTTCCCAGGCCTGGAGaccaagacagaggagagagacGGACGCAAGTTCATTGTCGCTTACCACGCCGCGGGAAAGACAGCCCTCGCAGGTACCACGCCGCCAATCTCGGAGTGGGGAGGGGGATGTCCATTAAGCGTAGCATGTCAAACTGGATGAAATCAGATTATTGTAGTGTCATAGACCAGGTGCACCTAGCAGAtatacagcaatgaaatgtagaAGGCAGGGCTGGTGAACCTCTCAAATCACGTTActcttaaaggggcagttcacgTGAAAACTGGGAAAAACATGAATGTTTTAGAGGGACTGTTATGCTGTCTATCCATCTaggttgttctgctgggagttgcctTGTGTTGGAGATCTTGGCTGTAGTAAAGTTGGCCTTCTCTCTAATATAATAGGTGGGAATGATGGGGGAAAATTCAACAGCCatgtctcttaccagaaatcatgacCCAGATACTGAAGTTAACTCACATACTTTATAGTTAGCAGGTTAGTGTAGGAACtatactccacacaccaatcatATAACTTTCTCCGAACATACGAGCACATGCACCTCGGCGGTATCTTCTGTGCAGTAATATGactggtgtgtggagttcggtAGAAGAAAATAGTTCCTACATTAAACTGCTCACTACGAAGTCTGTGGGTTATCTTCAGTAACCGGGTCAAGATTTCTTGTAAGAGACAgagctgttgaatttttctagAGTGTTTTCTTTTTGACGCTTTAAACACAGCAGAAAGAATTCCGTTCAGTTCCATTATATTTGCGAGAAGCCTGACTACGGCCAATATCTTCAAAACTAGGCAACTCCCAGAACAACCAATCTGGGATAGATGGCACTAAAGCCTATCTAAAACATATCTTTTTCAGTTTAGGGGTAAACTGGCCCTTTACTGTAAACATTTGGTGTGCCTAATCAAAGCTAGGAAACTGAGATTTGACCATGAGTCCTCTGGAATTTTATCTGGATTTTTCCTGATATATTAATAATGCTGATTTTTAATCCGACTTTAGTCATTTCTATGTACTGTCACTCAACTCTAACGCAGATGCATGGTCTTCAACACCATTAAGGTCATGGTTGGCAAATTGATGTTGCATGACCTGCGCTGTTAAGCTGCACTTTCTCACTGCATGTGACCCTGGTCAGCTTTcttctgccctgccctgcctgctCAGTGCATGTGGAAGCCTGATGTTTGCATGACACTGTTGAAGATCCAGATTAAATCCACTCCCCTTCCACTAGTGCGGCCGGTCGTGGTACTCCTCATATCTGGATCATAACCTTTCTGCAGACTGAAGGCTGTGTTGAGCCGGAGGTGTCTGATGCAGCTGGGAAGAGAGGTCCCTGAACTAGTCTGGTCCGTGCTCCAGCTGTGCTGCTTGAGACCACTTGCTAGAGCAGTATtttccaacccggtcctcgaGGACCCCCAGACATTCCATATGGGGGACCCAAGAACCGGGTTGGGAAATACTGGGCTAGAGTATCAGTGAGAACTACACAGGCAAACTAGCGTAAGGTTGGTCATCTAACTGGTCTTCATACATGCTGAACCAGCCACTCTGCACTTGAATTGCCAATCTTTTTTGATCACAAGCGGTCATCTCACTCTGGACCTTATGTCCCTGGAAACTAGGAACAGCATGTGCTGTTCTTGGGTTGGGCATCGCCTCATTGATGTTTCACCGAGCTTTTTGTGCTATACCGAAAATCAGCAGTGATTCCCCCAGTGTTCAAGCGCTCATTTTCCCGGAACCTGTTGTTCAGATGTCAAATTCTATCCCCCCCTTGCCGAGTTGCTGGGATCAGCAGTTTCTCTCCGGTTTCCTGTGCCAACCATAGATGGATATAGAGGAGCTCCTTCAGAGAAACATGGACTCTAGGGATTTTCTTTGCCTAAGGGCAGCACGGGAAAGCTTGGCTCCTGCCAACCACCCCATGCCCTGCATGCGGACCGATCCGCCCCGCCTCCCGCCTCTAGGCCTCTGATCATCTTTAGTAATACTTTTCTTGTCCCTCCCCCCTTCCCCTTCCTTGCTCTTCTGTGCGGACAGCGGTCAGAACCGCGGCAGGTAAGTGCGTCGCATCCACTCTGCACCCAAAGGTAAAGAGAGAACTAGGGAAGTAGTGTTGGGACACCTTTATTTTTGGTGTCTCTCTGACCTTGAGCATTAAGtgggttgatttctcccgcttCTGTTTTGGTACGCTTTACATGCCTTTTTCTTGCTCCTGTTCACATCCCCAAATGGAACTTGCTAGTTGACTTAATTTCCAGGGGTTGGAGAAACGGACACTCTGTTTCCTTCCTAATTGTTtacccagtgtttttttttccgctTCTCAACAAGGACGAAAGGTGACTTTCAGGTGTTTGTCATTTAGGATGAACTTTAAGCTGATCACATGATCCTGGCTTACATACAAGCGAGGAAGCTGAGTTTCttccaaggttttttttttttttttcttcttctccatTCATGTCGACCTGTATGCACCCTGCAGTGAGAGGTGTTAGCCATAGGCAGTTTTTGCTGATAGGCAGTGGTCAGACTGCCTTTGTATTGCAGTGCATGTCATGAATTTCACGTCAGTACCAGGTGAGATGTAGATGTTATTGCCTGGGCAGAGTGTGATGATGGGCTGGTTCCTTGTTCCCTGGCACCCTGGCAGCTCAACACCCTGTCTGCTCTGCCCCTTTCTGCCCTTGCCCCCAACCCCTGGAAGCCCCTAGGAAACACTCATGGCCCAAGAGCCGGGGCAGTTTCTGTCACTGTGTGCTATACAAGGAGAACAAGGACACCATGGATGCCATCAATGTGCTCTCAAAGTTCCTCAGGTTTGAGACCTCGGCACCCTAATTATCAAAAGTATCCAATCACTGATAGGGTATGCAAATAACATGctgttttttccccacagagTTAGACCAAATGTGTTCTCCTACATGGGCACCAAGGATAAGAGAGCCATAACTGTTCAGGAGATTGCCGTTCTCAGGTGAGTCCTTCCTTCACATTCACGTTCGTGTCTGAGTGTGCAAGAGCAAGTTGGCCATCTTGCGGCATCTGCCTTTTTAGGATCAGTGCTGAACGGATCGCCCACCTCAACAAGTGCCTGATTAACTTCAAGCTGGGCAACTTCTCCTACAAGAAGCACCCTCTGAAACTGGGGGAGCTGCAGGGCAACCACTTCACCGTGGTGATCAGGTCAGTGTGCGGGATGCAGGCTGAAGAGGCTCCATACCACCCTTCCCCGGAGGCCCCAACGGTGGCTCCCCAACTAATGCGGGACTCTCTGTAATCATTGTTTTCCCAGGAACATCTCAGGGACAGATGAGCAGGTGCTACAAGCCATGACCTCTCTCAGGAATACTGGCTTCATTAACTACTACGGTATGCAGCGTTTTGGCACCACCGCTGTCCCCACCTACCAGGTGGGCAGGTAAGCTGGGGCCCATCGTGGTCTGCTGATGCAGGGGTGGGACCCAGGTTGATGGGCACATGACTCTTTTTTTCTTTGTCTCTCAACCAGGGCCATCTTGCAGAACAACTGGACAGAAGTGATGGATCTGATCCTGAAGCCACGTCCTGGAGGTATGCCGCTTGCGGCGATGGTGACTGGCCTCGGATGGGTAGTTTGTCACACCCTTCTTGTCGACGTAGGGAAAGGGGCAGGCATTTGTGAGGAATGTAGAGGTTTTATCCATGCCCTCCCCCCGCCAGCGGAAAAGGGCTACCTGGTGCGCTGCCGGGAGGAGTGGGCGAGGTCGCAGGACCCGGAGGAGGCGCTGAAGAAGCTGCCTGTGAAGCGCTGCGTGGAGGGCCAGCTGTTGCGGGGCTTGGCCAAGTATGGCAAGAAGAACATTGTCACGGCCTTTGGACTGGTGAGGACTGATATCTGAAAGCTGCTCTTAACCACACAAGAGAACAGTCCTGTTGTTATGGAAATGAACCCTAGGACCCAGAGCTGGTTTCTGGCTCTGGAACATAGTGTTTAAAACAGTATTTTCCATACGTGGATTACTCATTTAGCCAGATGTAATTGTTGACGATTTGGCATGATCCTGGATCTGTAGGTTTTTCAAAACTCTTGTTGGATGTGTTGTCATGGCAGCACATCCGAATTCTCAAACCTGCTCCAGGCAGGTTTGTTCTACGTAAACAAGGATCAGCTCACACATTTAATCAGTGTCTGTGCAAGGAAATCcgttcagtcatggcctcgccattcGTGGATGAGCGATCAATTGCAAACAGTGCACAGATAATAAGAAGGGAATTTCAAATTGAGAGGGTTTTGCGCGATCGGCAAGATCCTTTATTGTTGCTGCATGATATTCTTTTCAAAAGATACCTCTTTAGCCGAGATGGAATATTATATCTTAAAGATTCATTAGCTCCATACAGTGGCCCAACTAGACGAAGTTGGGCTCTCACAGCCACACAAACAGTGTGCATTTCCTTGAGATATTTTGCATTCAGCACTCTTTTGTATACTGTAGGTGATGCGAAAACACATCAGGCAATTCGCAATAGTTTTTCTTggacacaatatatatatatatgaatgaaatgtCGTGTTTGTACTTCACTTTAAGTTGTTCCCATGTCCTGCATGATTGTGCTTGTATTTAATCTGTAAttatgacaaaataataatgaaacattGGAAATGTAATACTATATTCAAGTGATAAATACAATACCTAAAAACTACTTACACATTTAATTTGTCGGACACTTTTTGCCGGCCGTCTTTTCTGGTTTGGGCCGTTTGATGCGTTTCCTTTAGTACATATTAAATATTTGAATTCGTCATACCCCTCTAATGAAAGGTCCCTCTCAAATTGCGTGAAAAATTGCTCtgttttttgacattttgtGGAAGTCAATGAGAGGCTTGCCGATCAAGTTTTCTAGACTCGATATATATGGGCTTTTCAAGCGGTGCGGGCTTGTGCAGTCATCTCAGATGAATGGATCCAGCTAGACTAATCTACTACACAGTTGCGCTTGGAAAAACCAACTTATCTCAGATGAAATTCACCAGCGTTAACTCATGCAAGATGATGTATCTGATCTGGATTAAAGGTGCCTGATTTGAGGCCCTGGAAAGAAACCACCATTGTATTTATGGAGGTGTTCAGCTGAAATAGCTTCCAGAGGAATTCTGAACCCTTTCACGCTCATGAAGGTTTGTTGAGCAATAACGATCATAAAAATATCCAGTGTCATGGACAGCATTGAGTGTGTCACCGCAAGGGTGAAACTGTTTGCTACACATCTGTACATCTAGATATATGTGGCACATCTGTTTACTCGTCTATAGTACGTCTGTATATTTGTCCTTCTGTATAGCAATATAGAATATCTGTATACCTACCAAGCTTATCTGTATATGATTAATGCTAATTTATCCCCATCACTTTCACTGCCCTTATCTGCTTTACTTATTTGTACATAATCTGTACATCTGTACATAACTATTCCCACCTCTGTATATACTCTAAATTGTATATACTCTTAAGCGTACAAATTGTACATACTGCACTTATTGCGCTTGCTACTCTCTGCACTTCTGATTTAGATGCTAAACTGTATTTCGTTGCCCTGCATTTATACttgtgtaatgacaataaagttgaatcgaatcgaatctaatctaatctaaaacTGTGGTATGCAAGTGTAGCATGTCAGTCAGGCCTCTGCTTATGACCCTGTCTCAGATCCCTCGCAACAACCGGCTGATGTACATCCACAGCTACCAGAGCTATGTATGGAACACGATGGTGAGCCGGCGCGTGCAGGACTTCGGCCAGAAGGCTGTGAAGGGAGATCTGGTGCTCAGAGGAGGTGAGCCGAATGATGGCCCTATTTGGAGGTCCCAATCATTTGCATTCAAGGATTGATAAAGAAGTGCAGATTGATACTGTAGAGGAATTGAAAACCTAGGCTATACTGTACACTGTGACTGAGCATGGGTGTCATTGATTTGGGTTCATTATGAGAATGGGCATGTGGTAACCAAAGTTCTATCCTAGGTGGCTCCTTGGGTAGTCAAACTGACTCCCTAGGCTCTCTAGAAGTGTTTCCAAACACAGTTTTCAGGGATTTCCAGGCAATCTACATTTTTGGTCCCTATCAACTCCCTGCCACAGTCCACATATTTTTTCTGGGatgtgggagggagcaaaaatgtggactctgTGGAGTTacccaaggaccgggttgggaaacactgctctgtagTACGTTGCTGATAAGTCCCAACTGGATCTTCATGAGGAGCTTTCATAATTGAAGGGAGGGTATGGTCATACCCAAACCACACTAACAGCCCTGCCATGTCTCCTCTCAGGGACAGCACATGTCCTATCTGAAGAAGAAGCTGAGAAACACACCATCCATGACGTGGTGATGCCCCTGCCTGGGTTTGATGTCATTTACCCCACACACCATAGTGAGTTCCCCATTCCCTTCTGTAGTGTTGCACCCCATAATTAAGGGCACTGCCTTCAGTCTTCACATGTCGTTACCTGTCACTACTTGTTGggtgtttcctcctgcagttggTCAGGCCTACAAAGACATGCTGGCCTCTGATGACCTGGACATCAACAACATGAGGCACAAGATCCGAGATTACTCACTAGCAGGGGCCTACCGACGCATCCTCATCCGACCCCGGGATGTCAGCTGGTCAGTGCCCATCAATGCTGTAGTGACAGCATTCTGCCAATAGGGTGTTATCTCTAAATTGGCATCTGGTACTTGCTGCAGTTATTTAGATTTGTAAGTGTTATTAAGGTTATGTAAATTTTCTCAACACGTCCTATCATCAGGCACCTCTTACCAATGTATAGAAACTTTTAAAATCTACTCAAGCATAAAATCACCCTGATGTGGGCCTATAGTCACAGTGTAGGAACTATTAATCTGAAACATTTGTGAGTCAGAAATGGCTTGAGTTGAGGTTTCCATGTAGGCCAACTATTATCCTAGACAAATTCCAGTGTTTGATGTCACAAGCCAACGTTCAGCAGTGGTGAGCTATCACTGGCAAAAAAGGCACTTTAGTTTCAGTTTAGACAGTCTGCATCAATATTAAGTTGCAGACCTTTCAGTGAAGTGATTGATTTCACTTAACCTCAAATCTTACAtgtaattcagcacatataaatcAGTTAATATTCATGAATCAGCATGGTACTGAAACCTGTATGATTCCAGTAATCGGTGAGTTTGAGCTGGAGAATGTCTTTTAGTCTCCTTCAAAGGGCTTTCATGGCTCTTTCAGTTTTTCTTGACCTCTAGTCCTCCACATAGCAAGAGAAAGGGGAGGCGGAAGAAGAATTTGTCAGTCTGCCCAGTGAGCTCTTATCCACCATTAACAGTAAAGTGCTGTGTTTCCACCCTGTCCCACCCTTACAGGGAGGTGAGTCATTACGACGACCCCAGAATCCCGCTGGTGCATACAGATGTGGAGAAGCTGGAGGGCAAACCTCCCCCTGTGTTCCCCAAAGGTCAGCTCCAAGGTCACCCTGTGATGTTCACATGAGTACTTATAATTTACACCACTATTCACATGAGTACCCACTGCGCAATGTGTTACCCCTCCATAAACAATCTGCCTATTCATGGGTTTGAGTTCTGAGATATTTGTGGTTCTGCTGCAGAAGGGAAGTACAGGGCCCTCCGTATGGAGTTCTCCCTTCCGTCCTCAACCTACGCCACCATGGCCATCAGGGAGGTGCTGAAGATGGACACGAGTATCAAAAACCAGACGCAGCTCAACACCACCTGGCTGAACTGAGACTGCACAGCTGCAAGGGGATATTCTGTGGGCTCTGGACTTTGTGTGCTGTTGTACAGGGTTGTGTGTGCTGTCCCCAGGGGAATCTCATAAGGGGAACAGGCTGCTCGTGTTCACACAGAccttttgcagttttttttttttaagtttcatttaattgtattttaaagCTTGTCAGAATTTAATTCCAAGATGAATAGCTTCAGTAACTAGGGCATTAAGTGAGTCTGAGGTCATTGTCCTCACCCTTGGTGCTCTGAACATTCTCTTGCAGATGAAGGCTGGAGACGCTCCAGTGGTCCCCAGTATCTTTAACTTTTGGCCAGGTTGTTAAATTGCTAAGGAGCATACTATTAACCCTGCCGTTAATATGACCTGTATGGCTTTGTTCCCCTAAAGTGACCTTTCTTAAATAAAGCTGCCATATCACTGTACCTGACCCAGCTTTATTTAAACCTTAAGTAACTCCATGTGTTGTGGTATTATTGATTTTACGGTACCTTTAGTAACAACGAGGAGAACACTTGTATGGGAAGATACTCTGCATTATTTCAGTTTGAAAGGATGAATCAAAAGCCCTTCAGTGTCCAAGTTGTAGAATAGGGCCTATTTCTAGGAAACTCTGATTTGACTTGGTTACAATCCAGTCTCATACACATAGACACAAATTAGGTATCATACCTTCGTAGGGAGTATCCACTGATTCCTATCAGCAAAACCCTAttcccaactatgacaaccttaacctctacccagccccaacctttaccataagtaacaaaatacaagacttggcATTTTCACTTCTCAGATTGCATATTTATAAAATTAGTTGCccttgtgggaaccgaaaaaaaatgacactacatggttaaaataacaggattttatcacattggtctccacaatgtaatttAGACATGACAGCGCATACACACCCAAACATTTGGGAGttgtccagcagagggcagtcctcaaacacaaaataagaaaaatatctgCTTAAGGTGGACAATATGCAGGTCCTGCCTGTCTACAGGATTAGTCGTACCCTGTGAAGTGGACGCCGGTTTGGATGTCACAACTACTTGGAGCTTGCTGTAACCTTAAATAATAAGGTGTCAGCAGGGACCTCAAAAAGATGTAACATGAGGAATCGTATTGATCAACAACCAAAAGTGCTATAATTATCCAGATGGATACGGTTTCATTATAAAAGGTTCTGTGTATGCTGGTTAATCCCCAGGATGAGGATGTTGTCTTTCCGGAATTATTCCAATTTAGTTGCCGCTGTGTTGATGTTGATTTTGGTCTACGTGTGATATGGGATAATCTTTATTAATTCCAGGGGGGTGTTCTTGTTCATACATCAGCACCGCATATAaagtgcacacagacacatataatgCAAAACAATGTAACATTTGCTGCCTGTGATAGTTTTCAGACCCCCTCAATTCCATATTGAATACGAATTTGGGTTGTATTCTTTACGGTTAGTTTGATATGGCTGATGTGCCTCGCCAAATACCGAATTTTCAACCTGAAACGTGTGGAAATGCGCTGACGTGTCGCTTCTCTCCGCCAGGGGGCGTACGAGCTGTTGACGTGGAGCAGAGGCGCGTCACAGACATGGCGGCGCTCACTGAGGAGCAGTTCGACCAGGAGATGCCTGACTGCGTTATCCAACTGATTGAGGGAGAAATCGGCGGCGATTTGAAATCGCTGAAGAATGTCAAGGGTCTGCTGGAGAGGCTGACGGCGGAGAACAAACGCCTGGAGGAGCAGGTAGTATGTTGCGAGTTGGACTGGGGcattttacatctgcaagcagacaTTGCGCTGTACTAAAGGACAATTAGTTGTTAACAGTCCAGCTGCTGTTTACATAATCGACCTTTACCAGTCATTTAAGTCAGTACTTGGATGTTGAAAACAAGAGAGGTGTCCACTGTGTTTTTCCCTCTGGGAAGTTAAGCGTTTAATCCACTTTGGCTCCAAATACCATGGCTTACCCATGACGTGTCAGAAAACTGTTTAGGCAGACATCTGACGGGTTACTCTCCGTTTTAAGTGTATAAAACCAAAATAAGCACAGGTGGTATCTGTTTAATCCGTGTGTAAATTAAGTAGTATTCGCGGGAGTAAACAGAGCTGAAGTgaattatgttttgttatagaAGGTCGTATGGGATACTCCTGTTCGTCCTTTAGATTTAGAGCGTTTACTGGACGCAAGCTAAAGAGCATCCAGCAGAGCCTGGCTTTATCCCAGAATAGAATAGGGCTCCTATTTGAGATTTCAGTGCTGAGCAGACACAGGGTGATCACAAAGGCGATGTCAGGGTCTAACACGTGCAGGAGGCAGTGTTTACCATCAGTTCAAACCacacactaaatattaaataaacgcCTTCTTTGTTTCGGATATGCTGAAGCAGCATATTCTGCcaaccagctagctagctacaATCTTCTGACTCTTGCCTCTAGCTAAGGTTAACATTGTGtgtaaccagttatcaatcaacccagtgaatgaaaatcaaagatggGACAGTGATGTGGTATCATATAGATCTATCATATATATCTATCTAATTTATCATCTATGTTTGCCTGCAATCTGCTGATTAGTATATACCCAGTGTAAACACCAGCACCATGAATAATTCCTACTGGGTTTATGAAAACTAAGCCTGTAATAGAAAATTTGCATAAGCTGACCAGTTTCAGACATGACTTTTTAATGGACCCCTATCCACAGGTGCTTACTATCTCCAGCTCTGTGCCCCCCCGCGTGTCTGCGGCATTGTCGGCAGCGGAGGACTCCCAGCAGGCCCTGGAAGGGATCCTCCAGAGGGAGCGGGCCCTGtccaacaccctgcagcagcaccTGCAAGGCGCCCAGGCCTGGGCCGACAGCCTGGGGCAGACCCTGGGCCAGCTGGACACCATCGAGCGCCACCTCAAGTATCTACAGTGCCTCTCCTATATTGAGGAGCTGAGGTAAGGACCAAATCTCGTGCTAGTGCTGATGCGCCAGCATGGCCATTGCCGGGGGTGCTCTAGAGTGTTAGACATGCAGTCTATGCAGATCTTCCTGCTTTACTCCTTGATTGAAGATTTACATTGATATTTGGTTAGGATTTAATTATTAAGCCTTTTTTCT from Brienomyrus brachyistius isolate T26 chromosome 3, BBRACH_0.4, whole genome shotgun sequence encodes the following:
- the pus7 gene encoding pseudouridylate synthase 7 homolog isoform X1, translating into METSEPTVLSPGGEKRACPEEELAHPIKRPRIQGKEGKNGGGGSQLSLDLEENDREEDEEEELVEGVEEEEGDGETFADMMKHGLTEQDVGILKFVSDHEGFSGILKERYSDFVVHEINKDGMVVRLNDLTIPAEEQEVPQTESEEVQVQVLTEEQKKQLEELQLFKNKEASVLIEVMEDTKERRTQLHKAVKTLFPGLETKTEERDGRKFIVAYHAAGKTALAAVRTAAAPRKHSWPKSRGSFCHCVLYKENKDTMDAINVLSKFLRVRPNVFSYMGTKDKRAITVQEIAVLRISAERIAHLNKCLINFKLGNFSYKKHPLKLGELQGNHFTVVIRNISGTDEQVLQAMTSLRNTGFINYYGMQRFGTTAVPTYQVGRAILQNNWTEVMDLILKPRPGAEKGYLVRCREEWARSQDPEEALKKLPVKRCVEGQLLRGLAKYGKKNIVTAFGLIPRNNRLMYIHSYQSYVWNTMVSRRVQDFGQKAVKGDLVLRGGTAHVLSEEEAEKHTIHDVVMPLPGFDVIYPTHHIGQAYKDMLASDDLDINNMRHKIRDYSLAGAYRRILIRPRDVSWEVSHYDDPRIPLVHTDVEKLEGKPPPVFPKEGKYRALRMEFSLPSSTYATMAIREVLKMDTSIKNQTQLNTTWLN
- the pus7 gene encoding pseudouridylate synthase 7 homolog isoform X2, with the protein product METSEPTVLSPGGEKRACPEEELAHPIKRPRIQGKEGKNGGGGSQLSLDLEENDREEDEEEELVEGVEEEEGDGETFADMMKHGLTEQDVGILKFVSDHEGFSGILKERYSDFVVHEINKDGMVVRLNDLTIPAEEQEVPQTESEEVQVQVLTEEQKKQLEELQLFKNKEASVLIEVMEDTKERRTQLHKAVKTLFPGLETKTEERDGRKFIVAYHAAGKTALAAPRKHSWPKSRGSFCHCVLYKENKDTMDAINVLSKFLRVRPNVFSYMGTKDKRAITVQEIAVLRISAERIAHLNKCLINFKLGNFSYKKHPLKLGELQGNHFTVVIRNISGTDEQVLQAMTSLRNTGFINYYGMQRFGTTAVPTYQVGRAILQNNWTEVMDLILKPRPGAEKGYLVRCREEWARSQDPEEALKKLPVKRCVEGQLLRGLAKYGKKNIVTAFGLIPRNNRLMYIHSYQSYVWNTMVSRRVQDFGQKAVKGDLVLRGGTAHVLSEEEAEKHTIHDVVMPLPGFDVIYPTHHIGQAYKDMLASDDLDINNMRHKIRDYSLAGAYRRILIRPRDVSWEVSHYDDPRIPLVHTDVEKLEGKPPPVFPKEGKYRALRMEFSLPSSTYATMAIREVLKMDTSIKNQTQLNTTWLN